A part of Elusimicrobiota bacterium genomic DNA contains:
- a CDS encoding FAD-dependent oxidoreductase yields MDRHYDVIVLGGGPGGFSAAIAAAKNGAKTLLVERYGFLGGMATAGLVNPFMSYRTKTKLLTSGVFNNMLDQLRTRGALHTLNQIFDDEAMKILLDDMVRDAGATILFHAYFSDVKMNGNKIDAVYVETKSGRLELTSKIFIDSTGDCDLAYRAGAETEYGRKEDGAAQPMTLCFRVAGVELGLERKALALHLIDIFLKAKEDKVIDHPRENVLMFETMQPGVYHFNTTRVVMKKGTDAEDLTAAELEARKQVKELFLLFKSKSPYFKNAYLIKTAAQIGVRETRRVIGKYILTEDDVLQAHKFDDAIARSNYSIDIHSPTGTGTVIKRVPTGEYYEIPYRCIVPHKVDNLLIGCRGISSTHEAHSSLRIMPVVSGIGEAAGVAAAMCVKQNIAPSQLDGRELRKKVFDD; encoded by the coding sequence ATGGATAGACATTATGATGTTATAGTACTCGGCGGCGGGCCCGGTGGTTTTTCCGCAGCAATTGCTGCAGCGAAGAACGGTGCAAAAACATTGCTTGTCGAACGTTATGGCTTCCTCGGGGGTATGGCTACAGCTGGCCTGGTTAACCCGTTTATGTCCTACCGCACAAAAACGAAACTTTTAACCTCCGGTGTGTTCAATAATATGCTTGACCAGCTGCGCACACGCGGGGCGTTGCATACGCTTAACCAAATATTTGATGATGAGGCAATGAAAATCTTACTTGATGACATGGTTCGTGATGCCGGTGCAACCATACTTTTCCATGCTTACTTCAGCGATGTAAAAATGAACGGCAATAAAATTGATGCGGTGTACGTAGAAACAAAGTCTGGACGTTTGGAACTTACCTCAAAAATATTTATTGACTCAACTGGCGATTGTGACCTTGCATACCGCGCAGGAGCGGAGACGGAATACGGACGGAAAGAAGATGGAGCAGCACAACCGATGACATTATGTTTTCGTGTTGCCGGTGTTGAACTAGGCCTTGAACGAAAAGCGTTAGCGTTACACCTGATTGATATTTTTCTAAAAGCAAAAGAAGATAAAGTTATTGATCATCCCCGCGAAAACGTATTAATGTTCGAAACTATGCAACCCGGGGTGTATCATTTTAATACAACCCGCGTGGTTATGAAGAAAGGTACTGACGCGGAAGACCTTACCGCTGCGGAACTCGAGGCACGTAAGCAGGTCAAGGAATTATTTTTATTGTTCAAATCAAAATCGCCGTACTTCAAAAACGCGTACCTTATTAAGACCGCGGCACAGATCGGTGTGCGGGAAACCCGCCGTGTGATAGGTAAGTATATACTAACAGAAGACGATGTACTGCAGGCACACAAGTTTGATGATGCCATAGCGCGTAGTAATTACAGTATTGATATCCACAGCCCTACAGGCACGGGAACTGTTATCAAACGCGTACCTACGGGAGAATACTATGAAATCCCGTACCGTTGTATCGTCCCGCATAAAGTGGATAATCTTCTCATAGGCTGCCGTGGGATAAGTTCCACACACGAAGCGCATTCGTCATTGCGTATTATGCCTGTAGTATCCGGTATTGGCGAAGCCGCAGGCGTTGCCGCTGCGATGTGCGTGAAGCAAAACATTGCACCGTCACAACTTGATGGACGTGAACTCAGAAAAAAAGTATTTGATGACTAA
- a CDS encoding Gfo/Idh/MocA family oxidoreductase, whose product MEKLRIGMIGLVGRGGIAKHWHQPNGRSVVVAGADINDKSIESFKTNVNPDAKTYKDYRQMLENKDIDAIAITTPDFLHEEQAVAALDAGKHVFCEKPLAITIPGCDRILRAWKKSGNRMMVGFNMRYMNIFRTMKDIADSGVLGEIKAVWVRHFVGLGGDYYYHDWHAKQENATSLLLQKGSHDIDIIHWITGSYGKKVSAFGSLDFYGGDKPNDLTCPNCKELDKCNDPYATPRRAQCAFRKEVDIEDNNVVIMELANGVKASYLQCHFTPDYHRNYVFIGTEGSMENSEPEMKVWVKFRKGKSWKTLADRTHTIKPAQGGHSGADPTICKDFVDMILDGKEPVAPVIAGRHSVAVGCAAAESMRSGGKVVEIPEIDKQLLG is encoded by the coding sequence ATGGAAAAGTTAAGGATCGGGATGATAGGGTTAGTTGGCCGCGGCGGGATTGCAAAACACTGGCATCAACCTAATGGAAGATCAGTTGTTGTTGCGGGAGCGGATATTAATGACAAAAGTATTGAGTCGTTCAAAACCAACGTTAATCCTGACGCGAAAACATATAAAGATTACCGTCAGATGTTGGAGAATAAGGATATCGACGCAATAGCTATCACCACACCGGACTTCTTGCATGAAGAACAAGCCGTTGCTGCACTTGATGCGGGGAAACACGTTTTTTGTGAAAAACCATTGGCGATAACAATCCCCGGGTGTGACCGTATCCTCCGCGCGTGGAAAAAATCGGGTAATCGTATGATGGTAGGGTTTAACATGCGGTACATGAACATCTTCCGTACGATGAAAGATATTGCCGACAGCGGCGTTCTTGGCGAAATCAAGGCCGTTTGGGTCCGTCATTTTGTAGGGTTAGGCGGGGATTATTATTACCATGACTGGCATGCAAAACAGGAAAATGCGACGTCATTACTGTTACAAAAAGGGTCGCATGATATTGATATCATCCATTGGATCACAGGGTCGTACGGCAAAAAAGTTTCTGCTTTCGGCAGCCTTGACTTCTATGGCGGGGATAAACCTAATGACTTAACTTGTCCTAATTGTAAAGAACTCGATAAATGTAACGACCCGTACGCTACTCCGCGCCGCGCGCAATGCGCGTTCCGGAAAGAAGTTGATATCGAGGATAATAATGTTGTTATTATGGAACTTGCGAACGGAGTGAAAGCGTCATACCTGCAATGCCATTTTACGCCGGATTATCACCGTAACTACGTGTTCATCGGTACTGAAGGATCAATGGAAAATTCGGAACCCGAGATGAAAGTATGGGTTAAATTCAGAAAAGGTAAATCGTGGAAGACATTAGCTGACCGTACTCACACAATAAAACCTGCACAGGGCGGGCATAGCGGTGCGGACCCGACTATCTGTAAAGACTTTGTTGATATGATATTGGATGGAAAAGAACCTGTTGCACCGGTTATTGCCGGGAGACATTCAGTAGCGGTTGGCTGTGCTGCAGCGGAATCCATGCGTTCCGGCGGTAAGGTTGTTGAAATCCCGGAAATCGATAAACAGTTACTCGGTTAA
- a CDS encoding FGGY family carbohydrate kinase — protein MGFLLGYDIGTSAVKVSLIDTDGKLIASATSPAENELTISSPHTGWAEQHPELWWKHTVEVTHILHNKVGAKLNNVKAIGLSYQMHGLVLLDKKSNVLRPSIIWCDSRTNIIGIRAANSIGHKKCYEHLYNLPGNFTASKLAWVRAYERTVFEKTHKFMFPGDYIAYKLTGELNTTIPGLSEGMFWDYKTCGLAKFIFNYYNIPLDYVPPVVPVFGRQGTVSITAAKMMGIPAGIPLTYRGGDQPNNALSLNVLNPGEIAATAGTSGVICGVNKNIRYDPKSRVNIFAHVNYTAEHPNYCALLCVNGTGVLNSWLRNELFNVSNNKFGYNEMNTIAATVPPGAGGVITIPFGNGAERTLENLTTGTYFTGINFNLHTKAHIIRSAQEGIVYALYNGIGLMHEMGINVKKVRAGYANMFLSPVFRETFATMTNSTVELYNTDGAQGAARGAGIGAGIYSSFKDAFTGLKRILVVEPNPKNRAVLMATYYNWKKVLSRIITK, from the coding sequence ATGGGGTTCTTGTTAGGATACGATATCGGTACTTCAGCTGTAAAAGTTTCACTTATAGATACTGATGGTAAACTCATAGCTTCAGCAACATCACCAGCAGAGAATGAACTCACAATTTCATCGCCACACACCGGTTGGGCGGAACAACACCCTGAACTCTGGTGGAAACATACTGTTGAAGTAACGCATATATTACATAACAAAGTTGGGGCTAAACTTAACAATGTAAAAGCTATAGGTTTATCCTACCAAATGCACGGGTTGGTATTGTTAGACAAAAAAAGTAATGTCTTACGTCCCTCAATTATCTGGTGCGACAGCCGCACTAATATAATTGGCATCCGTGCAGCGAATAGTATCGGGCATAAAAAGTGTTACGAACATCTTTACAACCTCCCCGGCAATTTTACGGCATCAAAACTCGCATGGGTACGCGCGTATGAACGCACAGTTTTCGAGAAAACACATAAATTTATGTTCCCCGGCGACTACATAGCATATAAACTTACAGGTGAACTAAACACCACTATTCCAGGCCTGTCCGAAGGAATGTTCTGGGATTACAAAACCTGTGGTCTCGCGAAATTTATTTTTAACTACTACAACATTCCATTGGATTATGTCCCTCCTGTGGTACCGGTTTTTGGTAGGCAAGGAACTGTTTCTATTACCGCTGCTAAAATGATGGGTATCCCCGCGGGAATACCGTTAACCTACCGTGGGGGTGACCAGCCAAACAACGCGTTGTCATTAAACGTGCTTAACCCCGGCGAAATTGCAGCAACTGCAGGCACTTCCGGTGTTATCTGCGGTGTTAATAAGAATATTAGATACGACCCAAAATCTAGGGTAAATATTTTTGCGCATGTAAATTATACAGCTGAACATCCAAACTACTGCGCATTACTTTGTGTCAATGGTACAGGTGTACTTAACAGCTGGTTAAGAAACGAGCTGTTTAACGTATCTAATAATAAGTTTGGGTATAACGAGATGAACACCATTGCTGCAACGGTACCTCCCGGCGCTGGCGGAGTTATCACAATACCGTTTGGTAACGGCGCAGAACGCACACTGGAAAACCTAACCACAGGAACTTATTTTACAGGAATAAATTTTAATCTCCACACAAAAGCGCATATCATACGTTCCGCGCAGGAAGGTATTGTTTATGCGTTATACAACGGGATAGGCCTCATGCACGAAATGGGTATAAACGTGAAAAAAGTACGTGCGGGGTATGCTAATATGTTCCTCAGCCCTGTTTTCCGTGAAACCTTTGCGACAATGACAAACTCAACGGTAGAACTTTATAATACTGATGGCGCACAGGGCGCTGCCCGCGGTGCGGGTATCGGCGCAGGAATATATAGTTCGTTCAAAGACGCGTTTACAGGGTTAAAACGTATACTCGTAGTTGAACCTAATCCCAAAAACCGTGCAGTGTTGATGGCAACTTACTATAACTGGAAAAAAGTACTTTCCCGTATAATAACAAAATAA
- a CDS encoding sugar phosphate isomerase/epimerase family protein: MARLVTLFTGQWADLTFETICKKAAEFGYDGLELACWGDHLDVFKGAESKTYCQEKVKTLKKHGLIVKAISNHLAGQLICDPNNDHRSDGFAPKNCQGNPDKKRAWAVESMKNAAVTAKNLGIDTVCGFTGSPIWHMLYAFPPVTQADIDKGFEYFAELWNPILDVFKKNKVRFALEVHPTEIAFDIITAKRALKAIDNRPEFGFNFDPSHLHWQGMNPSRFIEEFSDRIYHVHMKDAIVTLDGYSGILSSHLDFGAAHRGWDFRSLGHGSVNFEEIIRMLNRINYTGPLSVEWEDSGMNREHGAKEACAFVRKIGFTPSNLAFDAAFSKK; encoded by the coding sequence ATGGCACGGCTAGTAACACTATTCACAGGGCAGTGGGCGGACTTAACATTTGAAACCATATGTAAGAAAGCCGCAGAGTTCGGGTACGACGGACTGGAACTCGCCTGCTGGGGTGACCACCTCGACGTGTTCAAAGGCGCGGAAAGTAAAACTTACTGCCAGGAAAAAGTTAAAACCTTGAAGAAACACGGGCTTATCGTCAAAGCGATCTCCAACCACCTCGCAGGACAGCTTATCTGCGACCCAAATAATGATCACCGGTCAGATGGATTCGCACCGAAAAACTGCCAGGGTAACCCCGATAAAAAACGCGCGTGGGCAGTGGAATCCATGAAAAACGCTGCGGTAACCGCAAAAAATCTTGGGATTGACACGGTTTGCGGATTCACCGGGTCACCGATTTGGCATATGCTTTACGCTTTCCCACCGGTAACACAGGCGGATATAGATAAAGGCTTCGAGTACTTCGCGGAACTCTGGAACCCTATTCTTGATGTATTCAAAAAAAACAAGGTGCGGTTTGCGTTGGAAGTACACCCCACAGAAATCGCGTTTGATATTATCACAGCAAAACGCGCTTTAAAAGCGATTGACAACCGTCCTGAGTTTGGGTTCAACTTCGACCCGTCCCACCTGCACTGGCAAGGAATGAATCCCTCACGGTTTATCGAAGAGTTCAGCGACCGTATTTACCATGTGCATATGAAAGACGCGATTGTAACGCTTGACGGTTATTCCGGGATATTATCCTCGCATCTTGACTTCGGTGCAGCACATCGCGGATGGGATTTCCGTTCGCTCGGGCATGGCAGTGTGAACTTCGAAGAAATTATACGTATGCTTAATCGCATAAACTATACCGGCCCATTGTCAGTTGAATGGGAAGATTCCGGGATGAACCGTGAACACGGGGCAAAAGAAGCCTGTGCGTTTGTGCGAAAGATTGGCTTCACACCGTCAAACCTTGCATTCGACGCGGCATTCAGTAAAAAATGA
- a CDS encoding Gfo/Idh/MocA family oxidoreductase — protein sequence MVDKMIRVGVIGCGKISGIYFKNIKTYSFLEVAACADLNMAAAQNAAQAYAIPKACTPQELLADPSIDIVLNLTVPKAHGEIAFAAVNSGKSVYNEKPLTVSREDGKALLKLAKQKKVLIGCAPDTVLGGGIQTCRKLIDDGVIGSPVGATAFMLGHGPEGWHPNPEFFYQVGGGPMFDMAPYYLTTLVTLLGPVVSVIAKAKITFPERTITSQPKAGQKIVVEIPTHIVTILNFVNGAVGTLITSFDVWKSTLPRIEIYGSEGSMLVPDPNTFGGPISIFKPGDKEWTPKELTHGYQVNSRGLGVADMAYALLNKKHKHRANGKIAYHVLDIMHAAHESSEKGKVVKLKSQCDRPLPMPMTLEPGKFEI from the coding sequence ATGGTAGACAAAATGATTAGAGTTGGTGTCATTGGCTGCGGTAAAATTTCAGGGATATATTTCAAGAACATTAAAACATACAGCTTTTTAGAAGTTGCAGCCTGTGCGGACCTAAACATGGCCGCCGCACAGAATGCTGCACAAGCATATGCTATCCCTAAAGCGTGTACACCGCAGGAATTACTCGCTGATCCAAGTATTGATATTGTACTTAATTTAACAGTCCCAAAAGCACATGGCGAGATTGCGTTCGCTGCGGTTAATTCTGGAAAAAGTGTGTACAACGAAAAACCGTTAACTGTCTCACGTGAAGACGGGAAGGCGTTATTAAAACTTGCGAAACAAAAAAAGGTGCTGATTGGCTGCGCGCCGGATACTGTCCTTGGAGGCGGGATACAAACATGCCGTAAACTTATCGACGACGGTGTTATTGGCTCACCGGTAGGAGCGACAGCGTTTATGCTTGGGCACGGGCCTGAAGGATGGCATCCGAACCCCGAGTTTTTTTATCAGGTAGGAGGCGGGCCGATGTTTGATATGGCACCGTACTATTTAACTACATTGGTAACACTGCTTGGCCCGGTTGTAAGTGTTATTGCGAAAGCGAAAATAACGTTTCCTGAACGCACAATCACGAGCCAGCCAAAAGCCGGACAAAAGATTGTTGTTGAAATACCAACACATATAGTCACTATCCTAAATTTTGTGAATGGCGCAGTAGGGACTTTAATCACAAGTTTTGACGTATGGAAATCCACGTTGCCAAGAATCGAAATCTATGGTTCTGAAGGCAGTATGTTAGTCCCTGACCCTAATACGTTCGGCGGGCCGATAAGTATATTTAAACCAGGGGATAAGGAATGGACACCAAAAGAGTTAACTCATGGGTATCAGGTTAATTCCCGCGGGCTTGGTGTTGCAGACATGGCATATGCGTTACTTAATAAAAAACATAAACACCGTGCAAACGGGAAAATTGCATACCACGTATTGGACATTATGCACGCAGCACATGAGTCATCAGAAAAAGGCAAGGTTGTGAAACTAAAATCGCAGTGTGATCGCCCGTTACCGATGCCGATGACACTGGAACCCGGAAAGTTTGAAATATAG
- a CDS encoding DUF933 domain-containing protein: MKIYITGFPMAGQRELFSTLCGTPIEKLNQTPMEIHLGSTVVRDPRLDVLSKMYNPKKTTAVKIDYNLLPDYTTQGGPITTMIMSNLRNADVLCWTAGEASAIADTSNFISDLIIADLGLVEKRVETLAKDVNPKTASTRGKEKAVLDICKKTLDEGKLLSSLKFDDEQARVLVNYQLLTRTPVLVIVNTEKDETAINTVITQLSTLYPSVTFIPMNVKLEQEISGLDPEDRGTFMKELGVTEPAVDKMTRLTYAKLGLIQFFTVGPDEVRAWAIPKGALAPVAGRTIHSDIEKGFVRAEMMKYAELIEAKTEQVLKDSGKFYVKGRDYVVEDGDILNFLFNV; the protein is encoded by the coding sequence ATGAAAATATATATTACAGGATTCCCTATGGCGGGGCAACGCGAATTGTTCTCCACCTTATGCGGTACACCGATTGAAAAGTTAAACCAAACACCGATGGAAATCCATCTCGGCAGTACAGTTGTGCGTGACCCCCGGCTTGATGTTTTATCTAAGATGTATAACCCGAAAAAAACAACGGCAGTAAAAATTGATTACAACCTTCTCCCCGACTACACTACCCAGGGCGGGCCGATAACGACAATGATTATGTCAAATCTAAGAAACGCGGATGTTCTCTGCTGGACCGCGGGTGAAGCATCCGCCATTGCGGATACGTCAAACTTTATATCTGACCTCATAATCGCTGACCTTGGGTTGGTCGAAAAACGGGTAGAAACACTTGCGAAAGATGTTAACCCAAAGACCGCATCAACCCGCGGGAAGGAAAAGGCGGTACTGGATATCTGCAAAAAAACATTAGATGAAGGCAAGTTATTATCCTCCCTTAAATTTGACGATGAACAAGCTAGAGTACTTGTGAACTATCAACTATTAACCCGTACGCCTGTACTGGTAATCGTGAACACCGAAAAAGATGAGACCGCAATAAATACTGTGATCACGCAGTTATCAACATTGTACCCGTCCGTAACATTTATACCGATGAATGTGAAATTGGAACAAGAAATTTCGGGGCTTGACCCGGAAGACCGAGGTACGTTTATGAAAGAACTCGGGGTTACCGAACCTGCGGTTGATAAAATGACACGATTAACCTACGCAAAGCTGGGGTTGATACAGTTTTTCACCGTTGGACCGGATGAAGTACGCGCGTGGGCAATCCCGAAAGGTGCATTAGCACCGGTAGCTGGACGGACTATACATTCCGATATTGAGAAAGGCTTTGTCCGTGCGGAAATGATGAAATACGCTGAGCTTATTGAAGCAAAGACGGAACAAGTGTTGAAAGATTCTGGCAAGTTTTACGTTAAAGGACGTGACTACGTTGTCGAAGACGGTGATATCCTAAACTTTTTGTTTAACGTATAA
- a CDS encoding Gfo/Idh/MocA family oxidoreductase — MTSTRKIFKLGIIGHSPGNGHPYSWSAIFNGYDKKEMAKCPFPVIPQYLGEQNPRTMCIPDAKVTHIWTQDKRESQKIADASLIANVITNLDDMIGAVDGVILARDDGNTHLKYGERFIRMNIPILIDKPLATSLPDLNKFEQYYSRGKLIMSCSSMRYVKNILNAKPKLGSILTATAMVPKYWNTYGIHAIDGVCSIMGYDVEYVQNLGKDEEHIIYLRYKNGSHAVLQCFKNTVPAMHFTFYGTKNNLVLTTTDSFSSFKAMLVDYVEMLKTRKLPFNHRDTFISIKILIAAELSRERNGKVVKLTSI; from the coding sequence ATGACAAGTACCCGCAAAATATTCAAGCTCGGAATCATCGGGCATAGCCCGGGGAACGGCCATCCATACTCGTGGAGCGCAATCTTTAACGGGTATGACAAAAAAGAAATGGCTAAATGCCCGTTTCCCGTAATCCCGCAGTATCTCGGGGAACAGAACCCGCGGACAATGTGTATACCTGACGCTAAAGTTACTCACATATGGACACAGGATAAACGGGAGTCTCAAAAAATTGCTGATGCGTCATTAATTGCGAATGTTATCACCAACCTTGATGATATGATAGGCGCGGTGGATGGCGTAATCCTTGCCCGTGACGACGGGAATACTCATTTAAAGTACGGCGAGCGGTTTATCCGAATGAACATCCCGATACTTATAGACAAACCGTTAGCTACGTCATTACCGGACCTAAATAAGTTTGAACAGTATTATTCCCGCGGAAAGCTAATAATGTCCTGTTCAAGCATGCGGTACGTAAAAAATATTTTAAACGCAAAACCTAAACTTGGCAGTATTCTCACTGCCACCGCAATGGTTCCTAAATACTGGAACACATATGGTATCCACGCAATTGACGGTGTATGCAGTATTATGGGTTACGATGTGGAATATGTACAGAACTTGGGGAAGGATGAAGAACATATAATCTATCTGCGTTATAAGAACGGCAGCCACGCGGTCCTGCAGTGTTTCAAAAATACCGTGCCGGCAATGCATTTTACGTTTTACGGTACGAAAAACAATCTTGTCCTGACAACAACAGACTCGTTCTCATCATTCAAAGCGATGCTGGTAGATTATGTTGAAATGTTGAAAACACGGAAATTACCGTTTAACCATCGGGATACATTTATAAGTATAAAAATATTGATAGCCGCGGAACTATCGCGGGAACGTAACGGCAAAGTTGTGAAATTAACCAGTATCTAA
- a CDS encoding Gfo/Idh/MocA family oxidoreductase: MKKILIVGGGGIGERHIRCFIATKKAVVYVCEPNPSRLEQLKQKYAVKNVYTDFRKVDLRQFDGILLATPPNYHIPMATRCAEEGIPFLLEKPLSLDFNGVDKLKSIVHRKRLPCGVAYVRRSQMSYKTLRKYALSGKIGELKMARTNFSQDYTKYRPDYQRIYYAYENMGGGCILDAASHIVNLIEWILGSPKQVTAMYDKMVLRKVECEDTVALLIRFTKNSAVADIFQNQFQKPFAADVEIVGTKGNLLFHATKTTHTILYSNTDDSKWHVLKHFNVTADEPFIAQANDFIAAIDGKRAFPTSLSDAESTLRVCLAAKSSQRSGKFVNL; this comes from the coding sequence ATGAAAAAGATCTTAATCGTTGGCGGCGGCGGGATCGGTGAACGCCATATACGGTGTTTTATAGCAACAAAAAAAGCGGTAGTTTATGTATGTGAACCCAACCCCTCGAGGTTGGAACAGTTAAAACAAAAGTATGCGGTCAAAAACGTATACACAGATTTTAGGAAAGTTGATTTACGCCAGTTTGACGGTATTTTACTTGCCACACCGCCGAATTATCATATTCCAATGGCAACCCGCTGCGCGGAAGAAGGCATCCCGTTTTTGTTGGAGAAACCTTTATCCCTCGATTTCAATGGCGTGGATAAACTTAAATCCATAGTCCATAGAAAACGCCTACCCTGCGGGGTTGCGTATGTCAGAAGAAGCCAGATGTCATACAAAACTTTGAGAAAGTACGCGTTATCCGGCAAAATCGGTGAGCTCAAAATGGCACGCACAAACTTTTCGCAGGACTATACTAAGTACCGCCCGGATTACCAGCGTATCTATTACGCATACGAAAACATGGGCGGCGGGTGTATACTCGATGCAGCAAGCCATATCGTTAATCTCATAGAATGGATATTAGGATCGCCAAAACAGGTTACTGCTATGTACGACAAGATGGTCCTCCGTAAAGTTGAGTGTGAAGACACTGTTGCGCTGCTTATTAGATTTACAAAAAACAGTGCGGTTGCTGATATTTTCCAAAACCAGTTCCAGAAACCGTTCGCAGCTGATGTTGAAATCGTAGGTACAAAAGGAAATCTTTTATTTCATGCAACCAAAACGACGCATACAATTTTGTATTCAAATACTGATGATTCAAAGTGGCACGTGCTGAAACATTTCAATGTCACAGCAGATGAACCTTTCATCGCACAGGCAAACGATTTTATTGCCGCGATTGATGGTAAACGCGCGTTCCCTACATCCCTCTCTGACGCAGAATCCACTTTACGCGTATGCCTCGCTGCTAAATCGTCACAGCGTTCCGGAAAGTTTGTAAACCTATGA
- a CDS encoding SDR family oxidoreductase — translation MGVLNNFSLKGKTGIVTGGAGIYGRSIVEGLCEAGAGIIIASRDIEKSKKFAKEYKKKKYKIYPYQLDLSVNNSILNFTAEIAKDFKKLDFLVNNSVLRSMWRLDDDIAKWEQSMAVNATGTFSLTREVANLMIRRKVKGSILNIASIQGIVGPDLSLYEGTPMEGILPPDYFFHKAGLVNLTKYFAAQYGKYGIRVNSIAPGGFFNNQDKTFVTRYCKRTFLNRMADINDIKGAIVFLVSDASGYVTGTNLMVDGGYTAK, via the coding sequence ATGGGAGTACTAAACAATTTTTCGCTGAAAGGAAAAACCGGGATCGTTACCGGCGGAGCAGGGATTTACGGCCGCAGTATCGTCGAAGGTTTATGTGAAGCCGGAGCGGGTATAATCATTGCCTCACGTGATATTGAAAAAAGTAAGAAGTTCGCGAAAGAGTATAAAAAGAAGAAGTACAAAATTTATCCCTACCAACTCGACCTCTCGGTAAATAACAGTATCCTCAACTTTACCGCGGAGATAGCGAAAGATTTCAAGAAACTTGACTTTTTGGTCAACAACTCGGTCCTCCGCTCTATGTGGCGTTTGGACGATGATATTGCTAAGTGGGAACAATCAATGGCGGTAAACGCAACGGGAACGTTCTCGCTTACCCGCGAAGTTGCGAACCTGATGATCCGCAGGAAAGTTAAGGGTAGTATCCTCAATATCGCGTCAATCCAGGGTATTGTCGGGCCGGACCTCTCATTATACGAAGGCACGCCGATGGAAGGTATTCTCCCCCCGGACTATTTCTTTCATAAAGCCGGCTTAGTTAACCTCACGAAATACTTTGCTGCGCAGTACGGAAAGTATGGTATCCGGGTTAACAGTATTGCACCGGGCGGGTTCTTTAATAACCAGGATAAAACCTTTGTTACGCGTTACTGCAAACGCACATTCCTTAACCGCATGGCTGATATCAATGATATTAAAGGCGCAATTGTTTTCCTGGTCTCCGACGCATCAGGGTATGTCACAGGTACGAATCTTATGGTAGATGGGGGGTATACAGCGAAATGA